The following proteins are co-located in the Micromonospora viridifaciens genome:
- a CDS encoding SDR family NAD(P)-dependent oxidoreductase encodes MEDVTARRTVVVTGASSGIGLAAAVDLAGRGDRVVLVGRDPARLRDAGDRVRDSCGEQPELFRADFAVLDDVRRLAERLRAAYDRIDVLANNAGAIVLQPVTTVDGFELTMQANHLAPFLLSNLLRDRIGRMVVTASGAHRSGVLHPGDLNATLRRYRPMRAYGTSKQANILFAAEAARRWPDVPAYSFHPGVVRTRFGNESPVVALGMRLLPFRSPERGAETLVWLANQDPARLTSGGYYHDRRPRRPLPKAADPALAARLWTASAQAVGIEE; translated from the coding sequence GTGGAAGATGTCACTGCCCGTCGGACCGTGGTGGTGACCGGCGCCAGCTCGGGCATCGGGCTGGCTGCGGCGGTCGACCTGGCGGGCCGCGGTGACCGCGTGGTACTGGTCGGCCGGGACCCGGCCCGGCTCCGGGACGCCGGGGACCGGGTCCGCGACAGCTGCGGCGAGCAGCCGGAGCTCTTCCGCGCCGACTTCGCCGTCCTGGACGACGTACGCCGGCTCGCCGAGCGGCTGCGCGCAGCGTACGACCGGATCGACGTGCTCGCCAACAACGCCGGCGCGATCGTGCTCCAGCCCGTCACCACCGTCGACGGCTTCGAGCTGACGATGCAGGCCAACCACCTCGCCCCGTTCCTGCTCAGCAACCTGTTGCGGGACCGGATCGGCCGGATGGTGGTGACCGCCTCGGGGGCGCACCGCAGCGGCGTCCTCCACCCGGGCGACCTCAACGCCACGCTGCGCCGCTACCGGCCGATGCGCGCCTACGGCACCAGCAAGCAGGCGAACATCCTCTTCGCCGCCGAGGCGGCCCGGCGCTGGCCGGACGTGCCGGCTTACTCCTTCCACCCCGGCGTGGTCCGCACCCGGTTCGGCAACGAGAGCCCCGTGGTCGCCCTCGGCATGCGGCTGCTGCCGTTCCGCAGCCCTGAACGGGGCGCCGAGACCCTGGTCTGGTTGGCCAACCAGGACCCGGCCCGGCTGACCTCCGGCGGCTACTACCACGACCGTCGGCCGCGCCGGCCGCTGCCCAAGGCAGCCGATCCGGCACTCGCCGCCCGACTCTGGACCGCCAGCGCCCAGGCCGTCGGCATCGAGGAATGA